The Porites lutea chromosome 7, jaPorLute2.1, whole genome shotgun sequence genome includes the window CTGTTTGCCTGTACGTTTTTATTACTAACTAGCcccttttattttttgcttcaatcaatgacaaaattgttgagacactcTCCTCAAATGGGGTGACTTCTGAGAACGAAACAATCCACACACCTCCCCCCTTCTTTAattccattcaaagttggggtgatatcaagacccccccccccccccttggaaattccagggggtggggtggtTGGACAATTAAATCACTTTTTAGGGGGTTAATatccttttgtttttgacctGAGTTTAAACATTGCCATCTTACCAACCTGGTAGATCATTCTAAGGACATAAATAACTTAAAAGATTGTTCCTTTTGATCTTAACCAGGTTTTCTTTCTTCCAAAAGCGTTTTGGATGCAATTTTCAAAGGAAGTTGACCAACTACAGCTCATTTTATCGCATGCTCATAGATTTGGCCGCCATTACCCGTTACCAGACTCCCGAACTGAGCTTAAGCCCAAGGGTCAATTTAATTTACCAGTGCATCCTTTCTGTCGTAATTGTTTTAAGGTTCAAACTGCCAAGGTAGCCCTCAGAAGACTGAAAACTCTTCGTCATCCTAATATTCTACGATTCATAGATGCTCTTGAGGTAATGGTAACTAGCAATCCGAGTCACTTTTATAATTAACATAGATTTAAGTTACAATAAACAGTTACATATAAATGTTACAGTTGATAGCGACTTGGCCGATCAAACCATCATGTGATCCTTTTACAAGTCTTAAAGAATATTATCCAATGCTCCAGAAATGCATTATACATTTGTATATGTTatggttcaaattttttttccggTCGAAATATTATCCAGTGCTCCAGAAatgttcctttgtttctttgtttctttgtttttttccagtCAGAGACAGTAATTTACTTGGTGACAGAGCCAGTGAGACCACTGGAAGTACAGCTTAATGAAGAAGAAAAGTCTGATCTGGCTATATCTTGGGGGTTACATCAGATAACAGTTAGTATAATTCTAAATAGATATGCCTGATTCAGATAAAGAAGATCTGGCAAATCAGCAGAAGTGTCATAAatcatataaatatatattgaaCAAATAATTTCTGACCCAGACCATTTCTTAGGCAGCTTTTATATTTAGGTCTTTGATGCAAAGTTTATTAGCTGTCTCTTCTATACAATAAAGTTAATTTTCATAtcgcaagtttttttttaaacaagctAAATCTGCTTCTAAACCACAATGCACCCATTAACAACACCCATTAACAACACCCATTAACATAACAGCTTTCTTTTGCCTTAGTATGGTTTGTGTGCTTATTCTGTTATTGTTatgatttttcatttattaacagatgtaaaagttattttaatttgttgttttagGCAGGCCTTAGTTTTCTTACAAATGACTGCAGCTTAATTCATGGAAATGTGTGCATGGCATCTGTGTTTGTGGATGTGGCAGGAGAATGGAAGCTTGGTGGAGTGGAATATCTTAAACCTGTAGAGCCAGCTCCAAACAGCGAGGCGGAGCCTGATCTTCCTCGACTACCAGTTTTACAGGTCTATGAACCTCCTGAGGGGAGAAAGTTTAGTAAAGCTAACAAGAGGATTGAAAAATGGTGAGCTGTTCTGCAGTTTAATGCTCttgtattataatattatatgtACTGCTGGCACCAGTTGTTTAAAggatggatagcactatccaacagataaatcactatccactagATAGGTATTATGAAAACCAATTGCATTATCGACACTGGATAGAAATTTATCaagtggatagtgttatccaccttttaaacaacttgGGCCTGTTCTTATGCAAATAAAGGTACTAAGAATGGCCAGGTACCTTAATCTGAAAGTAAGGACTTATTTCCTTGCAGGTCAGCAGATATGTGGGGTCTTGGCTGTTTAATATGGGAAGTCTTTAATGGTTGTTTGTCCAGGACAGCTTCCCTCAAGTCTGTTGGTAAAATTCCAAGGAATCTTGTACCAGATTACGTGCAACTTGTTGGAGCCAATCCTAAAAGCAGACCAAACCCTGCAAAATTTCTGCAGAATTGCAGGACTGATGGACACTATCTTAAGAACAGCTTTGTTGATGCCAATTTATTCTTACAAGAATTGCAGGTTTGCTTTTTACCAACATGTATTGTTTAGGTTTTTACATATTTGgccaatgatgtaatttctctcaaATCGAGGCCCTGGGtaattttcatgtatttataCATGCATACTcgatcaattcagaaacaaagtGTCAATTAGGATATAAAATGTAAGTATCATGAAGAATACTTGACTGTAGGACATGGAAAACTTTTAGTaaggaaatcctgtttcgtgaaGAATTAATTTCTCCTCATGCTTCTCTCACGGCCCTCTCTTGCGCCCAAAAtcccttttcccttccctttcgagCGCCTGCCATGCAAGCTACAAACAAGCTCAACTTAACATTTTACAAGCGTTCTTGTTTTATCATGGACCCCTGCATAATAATAAAATGGCAGTAAACTGAAGAATATTCTTTGCCTTGGCCTAGTAGTAAAATGTAATCAAAGGACCTTGATCAATTTATTTCTCCAGTCATCATTCTCATAAATTATTGTACATCATGTGCATGTAGCATAATCATgaaagatgcaaaatatcagtaAAATAATAGTGCAGGCTGACAATACTGCTAATTTTGTCAGTTGACTTTTGATAATGATTATTTGtaacttataataataattgttatcaTAAGTTACATGATATTTGtattattaaccctttaagtcctgatagtgaccaagatcaattttctcctaacaatatccatatgttacccagagaaatggttatgagagttaataaaatgaacacctaagagaaaatgctttgatcttctaccaaattctctcaacttattccttaaggaaatgtataaagaccagtttggagaatttgtatgtggatattggggcttaaaaggttaatgataatattgataatatttCAAGGCTTAGTGGTtgaaatcctccttctattGTCAACAGAGCACATGAATACTGCCATTACTGCCATGGTAACAGTAACATGCAGATACATTTGCATGATCTGATTCTTAACTTTACTGTGCAATTTTTATTCTTACTGTAGATTAAAGAGCATAAGGAACAGAAAACGTTCTTCTCATCCTTGAGTTCATCACTGGATTCTTTTCCTCAGCAAtactgtaaacacaaaatccttCCACAGCTGCTTAATGCTTATGAATATGGATCAGCAGGCAGTGCCGTGCTTGGACCTCTCTTCAAAGTCAGTAATCTATTTCCCTCTATAAATTATATTCACCTggacccagttgttcgaaggccgattagggGTTAACCCGGGGTTAGATTTaactcttgtttctttttcttgtgttcaaaagcattttctcgaaaaattttctctgttattttcagagcttccaatcatcaacttgtagacaaaaagaattaaaactgaaatgctttttaagcattcaaatctgaattcaaatctcgcactaaccctgggttatcttaacccagctttgaacaactcggccctgaatCGTTGTAAATTCCAAGACAAAAAGTGTTGGTTAGGATATGTAAGGAATTCAAAACCTGTTaagttttgttgcaaattcttGGCATCATAGGTTGGTAAATTATTGGACACAGATGAATACCAACAGAAAATAGTGCCATGTGTGGTCAAACTATTCTCATCAACAGACAGAGCTACACGTATCCACTTATTACAACAGGTATAAACAAGTTTGTTTGCAATTCTGCTCCTGTTTTACTTTGATTAGCTGCAtaaagcaaaaaggaaaaatgatatTATTAAACTAAAATGGTAAAGGTACAAGTAAAATAtgtgtaaaaatattttgtttcagcTTGACAACTTTGTCCAGCACCTGAAGCCATCAACTGTAGATGAGCAGATCTTTCCTCATGTTTCTCTGGGTTTTGGAGACACAGTACCAGCCATGAGGGAACAAACAGTTAAGGTATAAAATAGCCCAGCCTGCCATGCTGCTGATTTTGATGATAAATTTTGCCTTATATTTAGATGGCCCAAACTTGCTCTACTTCAAAATACATATTGGTTATTGAGCACTGAGTACTTGTAAgcaaaatgaaactgttgttgaTTTTAGTGTTTGATTCCTTACAGTCAATGCTACTTCTTGCTCCAAAATTGAGTGAGAAGACAATCAACAATCAGCTACTGAAATACTTTGCCAAACTTCAAATGGACCAAGAGGTAATATTATCTTTTAGTTTTTCAGAACTGAGCTCCGGCCAGTTGTTTATCATTTTACACCTAATTAGAAACCAGACCAATATTCCAACTGTCAATAGTGAATATCAATAGTTGAAAAGTTTTTGTGTTCcatgttttattttagttctAATTAGGTTTGTACAGAATGTAGTTGTATCTTCAAAAATTTAAGCAATACATTGCCAAGATTAAATTCTTGAGCTAAAATATTTGTCTTACTTGTCACAGGCTGGCATTAGAACAAACACTACAGTCTGTCTGGGAAAAATTGCTGTCAACCTTCCACCAGCTGTATGTACTTATATCGGTAGTTTTAAACTGATTATAACATCCTACATTGCTGGCAGTTTTGTTATTCGAACTGGAGAAAATGAAATGGGCGGGCAGTACAGTGTTTCTCATTGTCTCCAGCCATTCTCTTTTCAGCTTGACTGCTCACTCACCCTCCCCTCCATGGTTCCTCACCAACAAAACCACCAGCTATGCCAGCTAAAATTATTATAAGTTTTTGTAACTCTTTGTTTTGTGGACTAAGAACCTAATTTAACAACTAGTTGCCCTTTGTAAAAAGTCGAGTTTATTTGAATATTGATCAGTGTATTCAACACAAGGCACTAATTAAGGACACAAGTTTTTACATGTCCTGCTGAAGACGAGACTGCTATTTCTACGGGGTCAGTCAAGCGGAAGGTGTAGCCGTTTACAGAGTATTTCTGTAGGTAAAATGTACTACCATTGTCCTCATTTGTTGTGATTATTGTATCTTGCGTGAAGCTGCTGCATCTCGTTTTCTTTGTGGTATGATTTAAGGCcttgctttctttctttactaTATACCGTTTAGACCCAACAATATATCCACACTTACTAGTCTACTCAAGCCTGTTAGAATTAATCTCACTATGTTTTGGCCTCTGCTTATTTAGTTGGCCCTTGTTAAACAACCCTAAATATAACAAAGAGACACATATTAATTAGTCAAAAATAGAATATTGACACAGGATCCCCCATTTTTTTGGCAGACCCGTCAAAAGGTGTTGATCCCTGCGTTCTTGCGTGCTTTGCGAGATCCTTTCCCCCCGGCCCGCACAGCTGGAGTGATGGGCTTTCTTGCTTGTGTGGAGTTTTTCAGTTTAAAGGACTGTGCTGTTAAAATATTACCTGCTTTATGCAACCTTACAATGGACACAGAACGCAAAATCAGAGATCAGGTAAATAATAATGGAAAAATAATTGATTCATCAGAGTATCCAGCAAGGCGAGGGCAGTAAAACAAGCACAGAGTCAGTCTATCACTGTTTGGGATGAAACTCAAGGGTTTTCACAGAGAAAAAGGGAATGAAATGGTCCAAATCTGTGCTTTACATGATGAGTTACAGACCCTGATAACTTAGATACTGTTGATACCGGTCaaactttgaattttctttcagtagcgatttattttgtttcctcCTTAAAGTTGAAACAAACCGTGAGTTATTAGTAATCGTAACGTAACTGTTGTTTGTCGATACATTTTGCGTATCTAGTGAGTGGAGAAGTCAACAATAACTGAATTACAGTCATCAGGTTATGAGTGAAACACTTTAACAcgtagtttagtttagtttagttttagtTGATTTcactacaaaaaaaagcaaaagataCGTAGAAGCAATGTGGTGTGGAAggccaaaaagaaaccataagcCTTATAGATATTGGGCTCTCTCAGAGTGtaaaagtataagtttacaaggCCAGGATCGAGTGTATACTAAGTAATTACATGACATTGATAACAAGTGGATAACTAATATAAATATGTATAAATAAAGTATAGTAACAAGTGTATAACCCAAAAAAAGATTGATAGTTTGTTAATTGTTAAGAAATGGTGCTTTGGTTTCTGTTTCATGCAGTTCGTTCCATGTGTCTCTTGTGTGTTTATGTGTGTGCAGGTCTTCAAAGCGATAAAGCTTCTCCTTGGAAAGCTTGAGAAAGCCTCAGAAGATCCTGAGTCGGCCATGAACCAGGGAGCAGGTATGGCAGACAGCTATGATGTTATCGACGCTAATATATTTCACCGCAAATTAACGTGATTCCACCGCAGAAAAACGGATAATTAGGAGCACCCTATACTACCCAAATCCCACtgcaataaaattaacatcCCACCTAACGCGTAGGTGAATTATCGATACTCTTAGTTTTTAGTTTCTTCGTGCCCCAGCAGTGGGGTTGCAAGACGTGCAGGCAGATTGATCCAGTTGTCGTCCTCATACTCTTGTACCTTCCAGGGATCCTGgctcattttttgtttaaatgagGAAGTAATTTTACCTTTCCATCTCTAGTTGCAGAGCAAACTCCTGATTCAGCAGCTGCTGGAGGTTCTTCTTGGACGGGTTGGGCTGTCAGTTCGCTGACATCCAAACTCTACCGGGGAGGGAGTATTCCTGCTGCTGGGGCTCCTGAACACGCCAAAACAGTTGACAAGGATAAAAACCCAGGTATGACTGCCGAGTACAATGCCAGTCCACATGCAGACAAACCCAGTGTGTAGTAAACACCttacttttttttccagttaaaaTCAGTAGAACGCGAATGGTTGTAGGCTCGATTTTCACCGCTCTCCCGAATCTACATATACATGTAGATGAGCATCGATATGTCACGTCTTGGCCGGGTTCTTTGCCATTTCATCACAAATTGATATCAAAGAATCCATCTCAAGGGAATGATAAGAAGCAATAATAAGATTTTTATATTCCCTTGCTATTTAGAATCAACATCAGTCAGCAAAACATCAACTAAAAATTGTCCTGAACATACACAAcctacaaaaaatgaaaagaatgagGACTCGGGCAGTGATTACGGAGGGGAGTGGAGTGAGGACGAGTGGAATGATGCACAGGTAAAAATTTCTCCCCAGAAACTcctctctttgttttgttttgttgtttttttgttgtttttttttgcttatttacTCTTTTAGAGAAAGGTGCTATATTTTGGTGTGAAATCGCCATAACCTTGTATCTTTTGCAATTGATTTCTGCTTTAGGGATCTAGTGTCTCTGAAAGACACAATCAGTTtcaaatttagatttttttttttttgacgttttgcGTTAAACAGCACATCTCGTATCGCTTTTCTTTCCATCCAGTGGTATTAAccagtaattttttattatacTTGAGTTGCATACCCTTACGACAATGCATTGAGTGTGTGAAGCCTGAAACCccaatttttctcttttctgttgCTAGTCCGACCCATCTATTGATGCAAACGACCGTTAAGGCTTTTTTTAATGTCTATTTTTTCAGGAACCGGACATAGACGATCTAAAGAGCGACCTTCTGGCAGCGAAAGAGGAAATTGCTCAGTttcagaatacaaagaaaaaaccgGTATGACCACTCAGAAAACAGCCGATGCCTTCGATCATTTAAATCGAGATTGCAGTTAAAGAGAAATTGTAGTGTATGAagtctatattttttttctttatgccCAGTCCCTTAGACGATCTGCAAATCTTGCGGCTGATTTAGACGGAGGAGAGAGTGGCAGCGATTATGGTGACTGGGAGAATGATAACTGGTCTATGGATAGCTTTGCTGCACCTTCTGTAACGagaaaaataacacaaaacaaacCACAACAGATCGCTAAGGTAAGAGAACAATGAAGACCTTTGGGTGCACGTACCTCCCAATTAactctttaaaagaaaacgcatATTCTCTTTTTGCTCCACCGGACTTACTCTCAATTGACTGTCACTATAACCTCTCTGAGTGTGTTAGTTGTTAAATTGCTCTTCACACTTTGGTATTTACAGCAAACTGGAAGCAGCACTAAGCATAAAAAGTCTTCTCGCGCAGACGATGATACGCTGATATCAGATATATTAGGCGGAGCAAGTAGTCAGCCTCCCGTTTCAGACAGCGGTTGGGACGAAGACTTTTTCGCCCCAAAGGTATCGTGAGTGATAATTTTTGATTTCAGTGTGGTGAAAGCAAATCTTTGTTTCCAATTTTTTCCCCTTAAGCATACATAATACTGCTCATGTTCTAACCAAGGCATAGAAAAGCTAAccgtgttatttatttattcgtttatttttattttttatcccaTTTTCCGACAATAACGGACTAAGTATCCTCGCTAGGATTCCGTGTTAATGATGCCCTGGTAAGCAAAATTTCTCGTCACTTTCAGGTGAAAATCAAGTCAGGTGCGGGACAAAGATCTGGAGTCCACGGCAAGAACAGACCTCGCCCGTCACAAGACACTGAAGGGAACGCTTGGGATGACGGGGACTGGGGATCATTTGACGAATCACCTCTGACCAGCACTGTCCCTGCGAAAGAATCCCAAACTAACAAGTCCCCGGATGGTGGATGGGAAGAAGACGACTGGGGTACGGAGGACTGGGGACAAGACAAACCCAGTAAGGCGGAACTTGCaaaaaagagaagagaagaacGGCGGCAGAAACTGCAGGCTCAGAAAGAAAAACGAGCCGCCGGAGGAAAGGGACCAATGAAACTCGGTGCAGTGAAAATGCAGTGAAAATTGGTCGGAAACAAATTGGGATGTCAGGTGGTGCAGAGTGAGGCAGAGCTAAGTCAGATTCGAGGAAACAAGCTAATGAAGGGAAGATGTTCAGCAATTGCCTCTTCGTCGACAGGCAAAATGTGCtttgttttgaagagaaaaaattacCACTCAATGTATGAATGAAGAAAATCAGGCGAATGAAAGGACCTGAAGAATGGCGAATAACGGAACTGTCAATTGTTATTTGTATTGACTGTGCAAAGAGAAGATGCTTTGCGGATTAAGGATATTGTTAACTCTGCTTTTGTATGGTCAGGGCAATGCATATCTACTCCGGCATACGTGATTGTTTGACCCAGAAGTAAAACTGGCGCAATCTCACCACATGCATTTCTCGTCCGTCCTGTTTGTTCACTTTACCGTATTTCTGTGAAGAGAATCATAGATATTATCATATTTCAATGGATATGTTGATCTAAGGTGGCGTATCTAGTAATCATGCACAGTGGTCTCTTCCAAAGCGGTGGTGTCTTCTTTAGTGCTTCCCCCCTAAAAGAGTTATTTTTTCGAAAAATGTCTGTCTTAAGAGAAATGTTGACCTTCTTAGAGATTTTCAAATAGAAGGGCGAGATGAATGAAAATGCACCTTGAGAAAGGAAAGACCTTTCTCAAGATCCTGTATCGCTTAAAAGTTTTTAGTTCTCTTCATACGTGAAACGATCTCAATGCTCTCAGTAGTTCCCAAGCGACGAGTGTCCTGATTCTGTCCTTTGGAAACATTTTACACTTGCATAGGAATCACCACGGCACTGAAAAAAGCTGGTCAGTAGCGAACAACTTAGCCTATGACGAagctcttgtttgtttttttgcacgTTTCAGCGAGTCGCGCCA containing:
- the LOC140942697 gene encoding N-terminal kinase-like protein isoform X1, translated to MQGIWSLIGKIGTGAAQNFPYEVGDKVGNLEDKSVWALHEGKKKGTGEIVSVFVHDVKSSSEDKVQTAKVALRRLKTLRHPNILRFIDALESETVIYLVTEPVRPLEVQLNEEEKSDLAISWGLHQITAGLSFLTNDCSLIHGNVCMASVFVDVAGEWKLGGVEYLKPVEPAPNSEAEPDLPRLPVLQVYEPPEGRKFSKANKRIEKWSADMWGLGCLIWEVFNGCLSRTASLKSVGKIPRNLVPDYVQLVGANPKSRPNPAKFLQNCRTDGHYLKNSFVDANLFLQELQIKEHKEQKTFFSSLSSSLDSFPQQYCKHKILPQLLNAYEYGSAGSAVLGPLFKVGKLLDTDEYQQKIVPCVVKLFSSTDRATRIHLLQQLDNFVQHLKPSTVDEQIFPHVSLGFGDTVPAMREQTVKSMLLLAPKLSEKTINNQLLKYFAKLQMDQEAGIRTNTTVCLGKIAVNLPPATRQKVLIPAFLRALRDPFPPARTAGVMGFLACVEFFSLKDCAVKILPALCNLTMDTERKIRDQVFKAIKLLLGKLEKASEDPESAMNQGAVAEQTPDSAAAGGSSWTGWAVSSLTSKLYRGGSIPAAGAPEHAKTVDKDKNPESTSVSKTSTKNCPEHTQPTKNEKNEDSGSDYGGEWSEDEWNDAQEPDIDDLKSDLLAAKEEIAQFQNTKKKPSLRRSANLAADLDGGESGSDYGDWENDNWSMDSFAAPSVTRKITQNKPQQIAKQTGSSTKHKKSSRADDDTLISDILGGASSQPPVSDSGWDEDFFAPKVKIKSGAGQRSGVHGKNRPRPSQDTEGNAWDDGDWGSFDESPLTSTVPAKESQTNKSPDGGWEEDDWGTEDWGQDKPSKAELAKKRREERRQKLQAQKEKRAAGGKGPMKLGAVKMQ
- the LOC140942697 gene encoding N-terminal kinase-like protein isoform X2 is translated as MQGIWSLIGKIGTGAAQNFPYEVGDKVGNLEDKSVWALHEGKKKGTGEIVSVFVHDVKSSSEDKVQTAKVALRRLKTLRHPNILRFIDALESETVIYLVTEPVRPLEVQLNEEEKSDLAISWGLHQITAGLSFLTNDCSLIHGNVCMASVFVDVAGEWKLGGVEYLKPVEPAPNSEAEPDLPRLPVLQVYEPPEGRKFSKANKRIEKWSADMWGLGCLIWEVFNGCLSRTASLKSVGKIPRNLVPDYVQLVGANPKSRPNPAKFLQNCRTDGHYLKNSFVDANLFLQELQIKEHKEQKTFFSSLSSSLDSFPQQYCKHKILPQLLNAYEYGSAGSAVLGPLFKVGKLLDTDEYQQKIVPCVVKLFSSTDRATRIHLLQQLDNFVQHLKPSTVDEQIFPHVSLGFGDTVPAMREQTVKSMLLLAPKLSEKTINNQLLKYFAKLQMDQETRQKVLIPAFLRALRDPFPPARTAGVMGFLACVEFFSLKDCAVKILPALCNLTMDTERKIRDQVFKAIKLLLGKLEKASEDPESAMNQGAVAEQTPDSAAAGGSSWTGWAVSSLTSKLYRGGSIPAAGAPEHAKTVDKDKNPESTSVSKTSTKNCPEHTQPTKNEKNEDSGSDYGGEWSEDEWNDAQEPDIDDLKSDLLAAKEEIAQFQNTKKKPSLRRSANLAADLDGGESGSDYGDWENDNWSMDSFAAPSVTRKITQNKPQQIAKQTGSSTKHKKSSRADDDTLISDILGGASSQPPVSDSGWDEDFFAPKVKIKSGAGQRSGVHGKNRPRPSQDTEGNAWDDGDWGSFDESPLTSTVPAKESQTNKSPDGGWEEDDWGTEDWGQDKPSKAELAKKRREERRQKLQAQKEKRAAGGKGPMKLGAVKMQ